The genomic region GCGAAGCTGAGCGCGTCGATCTGCATGACGAAGTTGATGACGTCGCCACCGGCCTGGCAGCCGAAGCAGTAGTAGAACCCGCGGCTGGGCGTGACCTGGAAGGACGGGGACTTCTCGTCGTGGAAGGGGCACAGCCCCTTCATCGACCCGCCGCCGGCGTTGCGCAGTGTGACGTAGCCCTGCACCACATCGTCGATGCGTGCCTTCTCGCGCACCTCGGCGATGCTCTGCTCGCGTATCCGGCCGGCCACGGCGCCGATCCTACGGCCGGGTCAGTACGCCCCCGACATCACGTTCCCCAGGGGCTCCCCGGCGGCGTAGCGGTGCAGCTGGTCGCGCACCAGTCGGTGGGCCCGGGGCCACATGGCGCTGCTCGCGCCGCCGACGTGCGGGGAGATGAGCAGGTTCGGGATGTCCCACAGCGGGCTCTCCCGGGGCAGCGGCTCGATGTCGACGACGTCGACGGCCGCGCGCAGCCGGCCCGCCTTCAGCTCGGCGACCAGGTCCGCGGTCACGACGACGGCGCCGCGGGCGACGTTGACCAGCAGCGCCCCGTCCCTCATCCGGGCCAGGAACTCGGCGTCCACCAGGCCGCGGGTCTCGTCGGTGAGCGGGACCACGAGGATGACCACGTCGGCCTCCGGCACCAGGGTCGGCAGCTCGGTGAACGCGTGCACGCCCTCGCGGGCGGTGCGCGCGACCCGGACCACCTCGACCTCGAAGGGCTGCAACCGGGCCTCGATCGCGGCGCCGATCGCGCCGTACCCGATGAGCAGCACCCGCTTGTCGGCCAGCGCGGGCCGCCACTGGGGCTCCCACTCCCGGCGGTCGTGGGCCCGGACGAACTCCGGGATCCCGCGCAGCGCAGCCAGGGTGAGGGTGAGGGTGAGCTCGGCGGTGGACGTGTCGTGGATGCCCCGGCCGTTGCACAGGGTCACCCCCTCCGGCACCCGGCTGCGGACGTTGTCGACGCCCGCCGAGAGGGTCTGGACCACCTCGAGGCCGGTCATCTGGGGCAGCACGTCGCCGACGTCGGGGCTCATCCGGTACGGCGTCACGTAGAACCGCACGTCGCCCACCGAGTCCGGCACCCGCTCGCTGGGGTCCACCACCTCGTAGTCCAGGCCGGCGGGCGGGTCGCCGAGGAGCTCGGGGTCGAAGGGCAGCCAGACGAGCGGTCGGGACACGGGAGTTCCTCCTGGGGGTGGGGGCCGGCTCAGGCTCGGGGCGACCGGAGCCGATGATGCCACTCGACAGCGCTGGCGTCGGTGAGCGACGCCACTTGGTCGATGACGGCCCGCAGCCGCCCGGCGTCGTCGCTCGCGGCGTGCCAGTCGTCGGCGTACGGGCGCTGCAGGGCCTCGGCTCCCCGGTGGGCCAGGACCGCCACGAGCTCCATGACCAGCTCGCGCTGACGGTCCATCGCGGCGAGCCGGTCGTCGGCCTGCATGACGTAGTGCGCGGCGATCCCCTTGAGGACCGCGATCTCCAGCTGGGTGGTCCGCGGCACCACCAGGTCGGCGGCGTACCGGAGGAACGGCCCGTCCCCCGCCGCGAACGTGGCGTGCTGGACGGCGCCGCAGAAGCGGCCGATCAGGTCGCTGGTGAGGTTCTTCAGCGCGGCCAGGCTCCGCCGGCTCGCGTCGTACGGCGAGGTGGGCCAGCTGTCCTGGGTGCGCAGGCCCGCGAGGACCGCGTCCAGCTCGGCGTCGTCGGCCTCGGGGACGTACCAGTCGCGCACCGTCGCCCAGACCGCCGCGGGGTCCAGCCGGGTCAGGGCGATGCGGCCGGCGACCACCCCGTCCTCGACGTCGTGCACGGAGTAGGCGACGTCGTCGGCGAGGTCCATCACCTGCGCCTCCAGGCAGCGGCGTCGCCCGCCGGCCGCCGCACCCTCCCGCAGCCAGCCGAAGACGCGCAGGTCGTCGTCGTACACGCCGAACTTGCGGACCTCGCGCGGCGAGCCGTCGCTGTGCACGCCGCCGGGCGCGTCGGCCTGCTCCCGCGGCCAGGGGTACTTCGTGCAGGCATCGAGCGTCGCGCGGGTCAGGTTGAGCCCGACCGACCGGCCCTCGATGTCGAAGGTCTTGGCCTCCAGCCGCGTCAGCAGCCGCAGCGTCTGCGCGTTGCCCTCGAAGCCGCCGCAGTCCTCGCTCAGCTCGGCCAGCACCCGCTCGCCGTTGTGCCCGAACGGCGGGTGGCCCAGATCGTGCGCCAGCGCGGCGGTCTCGGCGATGTCGGGCTGGCTGCCCAGCGCCCGGGAGAGGTCCCGCGCGACCTGGGCCACCTCCAGGCTGTGGGTCAGCCGGTTGCGCACGAAGTCGTCGCTCTGCGGGCCCATCACCTGGGTCTTCGCCGCCAGCCGGCGCGACGCCGCCGCATGCACGACCCGGGCCCGGTCCCGCTCGAACGGGGTGCGCACCGGCGCATCCACCCGCTTCGGCGGCTCCGGCACCAAGCGCTCGCGGTCGGCGTCGTCGTAGAGGTCGAGGGAATCCATGTCGGCGCGACCCTACTGCGCCCCACCCGGGCCTCTGCCCCCGGCGGGAGCCGCTCCGGTGGTCGAGCCGTGAGGAGCGCCGGCGACGAGCGTGTCGAGACCCGGTGGTCGAGCCGGTCTCGGTGGTCGAGCCGTGCCGGTGGTCGAGCCGTGAGGAGCGCTAGCGACGAGCGCGTCGAGACCACCCGTCACCGGACAAAACGGTTGCCCGCCGCGGGGGTTGAGGGTCTTGGTCCTTCGGGCTCTCGCGCTGGCGGTTGCCTGGGCCTGACGGTCCCGCCCTCCGTTACCAAGATTCCTTCCACATTCCCCACTTTGACCCTGGCGCTTCGAACACCTGTTCGATTAGAATGTGCTATGGCCATCGACCCGAACCCCGCCCCGCTGGGCGAGTGCGACAGCCCCGCCGCGGTGCTGGCCTTCGCCCGGTCCCAGCGGGCTCTCGCAGACCGGGCTGAGGGCGAACTGCTGGAGGCCGCGGTGGCCTGGGCCTCGATGCACTCGGTCGACTGCCTGGACGACGCGGCCTGCCTGCCGGGTGCCGAGGGTGAGGTCGCGATCGCGGGGCCGGGTGCTCCGCTGGTCACCGAGTTCGCCCCGCTCGAGCTCGGTGCCGCGCTCGGCATGAGCAGCGACGCTGCTCGGGCGATGCTGGGTGAGGCGGTCGAGCTGGCGCACCGGCTCCCGAAGACCTGGGCTGCGGTGCGGGCCGGGAGTGTGCCGGCGTGGCGGGGTCGCAAGATCGCCGCGAACACCCTGTCGCTGCCCGCCGACGGGGCTGCGTACGTCGACCAGCATGTTCACGCGGTGGCGGGGAAGATCGGGTACGCCGCCCTGGACCGGCTCATCGAGGAGGCCCGGGTCCGGTTCGACCCGTCAGGTGCGGAGGAGAAGCGGAAGGCTGCCGTCGACCGGCGGCACTTCGACCTCGACACCGGCCGGGTCGCGTTCGCGGGCACGGTGGTCGTGGACGGCGAGCTGGACCTCGCCGACGCCCTCGACTTGGACTCCGCGGTCGCCCGCGGGGCTCGGGTGCTCGGCGAGCTCGGCTGTGAAGAGTCCCTCGACGTCCGCCGCTCCCTGGCCGTCGGCGAGATCGCCCGCCGCCAACTCGCCCTCGACCTGGACACGTCTCCTGCCGAAGTCGCCTCGCTGTCCAAGCGGTGCCGGCCCCGCCAGGTCGTGATCCACGTCCACCTCACCGAGGCAGCCCTCAGTGGCGCGGATGGGCTGCACCTGGCCCGGGTCGAGAACACCCGCTCCTTCGTCGCCGCGGACCAGGTCAAGACCTGGTGCGCCAACCCCGACGCCCAGGTCATCGTGAAGCCGGTCATCGACCTCGCCGACGTCGACCACACCACCGCCTACGAGGTCCCCGACCGAATGTCAGAACGGGTCCAGCTCAACAACCCGGCCTGCGTCTTCCCCTGGTGCGGCCGCTCGGCCCGCCGCGCGGACACCGACCACGTCATCCGGCACCGGCACGAACGCGAAGGACCACCGGGCGACGGCGAGTTCGGCGAGACCACCGACCCCAACCTCGCACCCCTGTGCCGGACCCATCACCGGGCGAAGACCCACACCAGCTGGTCCTACACCAAGCTCGACGAGACCACCTACCTGTGGCGAACCCCGAACGGCATCCACCTGCGCCGCGACCACACCGGCACCACCATCATCCCCGCCTGACCGGGGTCTCGACACGCTCGCTGCGCTCACGGCTCGACCACCGGCCGGTCGCCGCGGGTCGGTCAGTACGTCGTGACGTGCACGTGGTCGTAGTGGTTGGCGGTGGTGGAGCCGCGGTCGGACATGCCCCGCCAGCCTTCGCCGCTGCGCTCGACCGACCAGATCTTCTGGGCGTAGATGAGGTAGCTGACGCCGAGGTCGGCGTACCGGTCGCGGACGAACTCCGCGACCTCCCAGCCGCGCTCGCCGCTGACCATGATGTCCACCGCGAGGCCCTGGCCGTGCTCGCCGTCGCTGCGGAAGGTGCCGTAGGTGCTGATCTCCGGGAAGGCCGCGCACACGGCCTCGTGCACCTTGGCGATGTTCGGGCTGACGCCGCTGGGCACCGAGGTGCCGTTCGTGCACTCGGCGGCGACCTCCTCCACGGACTCCTTCTCGGGCTTCTCCGCGGCCAGGTAGCCGGCGGTGACCCAGCGCGCGGCGCCGTCGACGACGACCTCCTCGCGCTCACCGAAGGTGCGGCCGGTCACGAGCACCCGCTCGCCGGCCTCCAGCTCGCCGGCGGGGTCCGCCTCGGCGTCCGGAGCGGGCCACAGGTTGAGCGTCTCGGTGGCCCACAGCTTCGTGTCGGCGGAGCGCACGGCCTGGCGGACCTCGGCCGGGGCGATCAGCTTCTCGGCCTTGGAGATCGGCTTGATCTTGAAGCGGGAGCCGGAGCGCGAGACGACCTTGAGGGCCTTCGAGGCCACGTCCGAGGTGCCGCGGGCGGCGGCGGACGGCGAGGTCTCGCTGCTGACGGGCGCGGCGCTGGGGGCCGGGCTGGTTGCGGGGTCGCCCAGGGCGACGCCGAGGGTGACCACGGAAGCGGTCGCCATCACGGCGAGCGGGCCGGCGATGACGACGGCACGGGGGATGCGGCGGGCGGGGGTCTCCCGCTTGTGGCGATGCTCGGCCACAGCGCTGATTCCTTTGCTGTTGCGTGCAGGTGAACGGATGCGAAACCTCAGGGGTACAGGCGCGCGATCACCCACACAACCACAGCTCGGGAGCCGCGCCCAATCGCTGAACGTTAAATTAACGTGCGTCCGCTCACCCGCCGGAGCCGGCCGCGGCGTCCTCCGGGACCGCACAGCCGGTCCCGTCCGCCTCGTCGAGCCAGCCCTCCGGCAGCGCCACCCGCGCCCGCGGCGAGCCCTGGCGCCCGCGCGGCGTGCCGAGCTCCGCGACCGGGAACGGCTCCGCGGGGTCCAGCTCGCCGAGCATCCGGTCCAGCGCCGCGAGCGAGTCGACCAGGCCCAGCGAGCGGCGCAGCTCACCGCCGGCGGCGAAGCCCTTGAGGTACCACGACACGTGCTTGCGGAACTCCTTGCAGCCCCGCTCCTCCCCCAGGTGCTGGCACAGCAGCTCGGCGTGCCGGCGCATCATCGCCGCCACCTCCCCCAGCGTCGGGAGGGTCGCGACCTGCTCGCCGGCGAACGCGGCCGCGAGGTCCCGGAACAGCCACGGCCGGCCCAGGCAGCCGCGCCCGACCACCACGCCCGCAGCGCCGGTCTGCTCGACCATCCGCAGCGCGTCGGCGGCCTCCCAGATGTCGCCGTTGCCGAGCACCGGGATGTCGACGTGCGCCACCAGCTCCCCGATCGCGTCCCAGTCCGCCTCGCCCGAGTAGGCCTGCGCGACGGTGCGCCCGTGCAGTGCGATCGCCGCGACCCCGGTCTCCTGGGCGATCCGGCCGGCGTCGAGGTAGGTCAGGTGGTCCGCGTCGATGCCCTTGCGGGTCTTCATCGTCACCGGGACGTCGTACGGCGTGGCCGCGGCGACCGCGTGCTCCAGGATCGAGCCGAGCAGCCCGCGCTTCCACGGCAGCGCGCCGCCGCCGCCCTTGCGGGTGACCTTCGGGACCGGGCAGCCGAAGTTCAGGTCGATGTGCGCGACGCCGTACTCGGCGCACAGGATCTCCGCGGCCTTCCCGACGTACACCGGGTCGGTCCCGTAGAGCTGCACCGACCGCGTCGTCTCGAGCTCGTCGAAGACCAGCATGTCCATCGTGTGCTGGTCGCGCTCGACCAGCCCGCGCGAGGTGATCATCTCGCAGACGTAGAGGCCGGCGCCCTGCTCGGCGCACAGCCGCCGGTAGGCGGCGTTGGTGATGCCGGCCATCGGCGCGAGCACCACGGGGGTGTCCACCTGCAGCGACCCCAGGGTCAGCGGTGCGAAGGGCATGGGCGCGGCAGTCACGCGCCCCATTGTCGGCCGGGCCCGGCGCGCGTGGAAATCCCGGCCCGTGCGGCTAGTTCCGGTTCCGCTGCGCCCGCTGCTTCTTCAACTTGTTGTTCTTGCCCTTCGGTGCGGCCTGGTCCGCCGGCGCCTCGAGCTTTCCGGTCCACAGGATCGGGTCGAACTCCTGGGTGGGCCGGAAGCTGACGGCCGTCAGGTCCCCGCCCTTCGGCGCGAGGTAGACCAGGCACACCTGCTGGGTGGCGCCCGCGGCGAACGGCTTGGGGAAGTCACCGCTCGGGCACGGCTTGAACCTGCTCGCGAAGGAGGAGTACTCCACCAGCGTGTTCGCGCCGTCGACGATGTAGAGCGGGATCCGCTGGCCGCCCAGGTCGGTGTCCCCGACGTTGGTGACGGTGGCCCGCACGAAGTACGGCGCCGCGTCGTCCAGCGCGCTGCTGAGCTTCCAGCCGCGGAACGACTTGGCGTAGGTCGTCTTCTCCAGCCGGTCCACTGTCACCTCGAGCACGCCGACGAGGTCCTGACGCGGCTCCCAGGCGACGGTGGCGGTCTCGCCGACCTTCAGCTGCGTGCCCGGGGCGGTGAGCTCCACGCCCTCGGGGACCGGGAGGTACGGCGAGTCCGAGGCGCTGGGCGTCCCGGACTCCGAGCTGCCCGCCGAGTCCGGCTCGTCGTCGCCGGAGCAGCCGGCGAGCAGCGCGCCCGCCAGCGTCAGCCCGGCCAGGAGCGCGGTCCCCCGCCGGGCCCGCCGAGGGCGCCGCACCGTCCGGTCGCCGTGCACAACCGCGCCCATCAGCAGCCCGGGAGACGCTCGGCGAAGTACCTGCTGATGCCGTCGAGGCTGATCCGCTCCTGGGCCATCGTGTCGCGCTCGCGCACGGTGACCGCGTTGTCCTCGAGGGTGTCGAAGTCGACGGTCACGCAGTACGGCGTACCGATCTCGTCCTGGCGGCGGTAGCGGCGGCCGATCGCGCCGGAGTCGTCGAAGTCGACGTTCCAGTTGCGGCGCAGCTCGCTGGCCAGTGCCTTGGCCTTCGGGGACAGGTCGGCGTTGCGGCTCAGCGGCAGCACGGCGGCCTTCACCGGCGCCAGGCGCGGGTCGAGGCGCAGCACCGTGCGCTTGTCGACGCCGCCCTTGGTGTTCGGCGCCTCGTCCTCGGTGTAGGCGTCGACGAGGAACGTCATCAGGCTGCGCGAGAGGCCCGCGGCCGGCTCGATGACGTACGGCACGTAGCGCTCGTTGTTGGCCTGGTCGAAGTACGACAGGTCCTGGCCGGAGTGCTTGGAGTGCGTGGACAGGTCGAAGTCGGTGCGGTTCGCGACGCCCTCGAGCTCGCCCCACTCCGAGCCGGCGAACCGGAAGCGGTACTCGATGTCCACGGTCCGCTTGGAGTAGTGGGAGAGCTTCTCCTGGGCGTGCTCGTAGTGCCGCAGGTTCTGCGGGTCGATGCCGAGGTCGGTGTACCAGCGGGTGCGCTCGTCGATCCAGTACTGGTGCCACTCCTCGTCCTCGCCGGGCTTGACGAAGAACTCCATCTCCATCTGCTCGAACTCGCGGGTGCGGAAGATGAAGTTGCCGGGCGTGATCTCGTTGCGGAACGACTTGCCGATCTGGGCGATGCCGAACGGCGGCTTCATCCGGCTCGAGGTGACCACGTTCGCGAAGTTGAGGAAGATGCCCTGCGCGGTCTCCGGGCGCAGGTAGTGCAGGCCCGACTCGTCCTCGGTGACGCCGAGGTAGGTCTTGAGCATGCCGGAGAACTCGCGCGGCTCGGTCCAGGCGCCGCGGGTGCCGCAGTTGGCGCACGCCACGTCCTTGAGGTCCACCGTGTCGGGGTCCTCGATGCCCTTCTTCTCCGCGTACGCCTCCTGGAGGTGGTCGGCGCGGAAGCGCTTGTGGCAGGACTGGCACTCGGTCAGCGGGTCGTTGAACGTGTCGACGTGACCGCTGGCCTCCCAGGTCTGGCGGGGCAGGATCACGCTGGAGTCCAGGCCGACCATGTCGTCGCGCATCTGCACCATCGAGCGCCACCACTGGCGCTTGATGTTGTCCTTGAGCTCGACGCCGAGCGGGCCGTAGTCCCAGGCCGAGCGGGTGCCGCCGTAGATCTCGCCGCAGGGGTAGACGAACCCCCGGCGCTTGGCGAGCGAGACGACGTTGTCGACGACGGTTGCGGGGGCCTTGGCCACGGGGAACAGCTCCTGTGCTGGGGTCGGCCGGCTGGCTGCCGGTCGTGAACGACTCAGCCTATCGACCGGGCCCCGGCCCGGTTCAGGTCGGTCCCCGGCTCCACCGGCTCGTAGGCGCTGGGCTCGTCGATGGCCCGCGACAGCAGCGGGACGGCGCGCATCTTCACGTCGTACGCCGAGAGCGCGCGGCGGTAGGCGCCCACGTGCTCCCAGACCGTCACCAGCGTCCACAGGGTCGGGTCGTCCAGGTTGCGCCCCGCCGTTCCCGACAGGTGGCCGGGCCGGTCGGCCAGTGCCGCCCGGGCGTCCTCCAGGGCCAGCCGGAACGCCGCAGCGTCGGACTCCTCCACGCGGAACCTGGTCACGACGAGCATGGCCGCACCCTAGCGCCGGCTCCGCGCGGCCGATTTTGACAACCATTCTCAACTGGCTGAGAATCGTTCTCATGAGCTTCCCGTACCGCGTCGCCGCCACGGCCCTCGCCGTCCTGGCCGTCCCGGCGCTCGCCGGGTGCGGCGCGTTCTCGGAGGACGGCGGCGGCTCCGACGGCAAGCCGGTCATCGCGGCGGGCCTCTACCCGCTCCAGTACGTCGCCGAGCGGGTTGCGGGTGACGCCTTCGAGGTCGAGAACCTGACCACCCCCGGCGGTGAGCCGCACGACCTGACCCTCGACGTCGGGGAGACCGCGACCGTCGCCGACTCGGCCCTGCTCGTGCACGTCGGCGGCTTGCAACCGAGCGTCGACGAGGCCGCCGAGGAGATCGCCGGGGGCGAGGTGCTCGACGCCGCGACGGTGGTCGACCTGCTCCCCTTCGACCAGGACGGCCACGAGCACGGTGAGGACGACCACGGCGACGACGGGCACGACCACGGCGAGGACGACCCGCACTTCTGGCTCGACCCGCTGCGGATGGCCGACCTCGGCGACGCGATCGCCGAGCGGCTCGCCGAGATCGACCCGGACGGAGCCGAGGACTTCGAGCGCAACGCCGCCGACCTGCGCGCCGACCTCGAGCAGCTCGACGCGGAGTACGCCGAGGGCCTGGCCGACTGCGCGGTGACGACAGTGGTCACCAACCACGACGCGTTCGGCTACCTCGAGAAGTACGGCCTGCACCTGGAGTCGATCACCGGACTCTCCCCCGACGCCGAGCCCAGCCCGGCCGCCCTCGCCGAGCTGCAGCACCTCATCGAGACCGAGCAGATCACTACCGTCTTCTCCGAGTCCCTGGTCAGCGCCAAGAGCGCCGAGACGCTCGCCGACGACGCGGGGGTCCGCACCGAGGTGCTCGACACCGTCGAGGGGCTCAGCGACGAGACCGCCGATGAGGACTACCTTTCCCTCATGCGCCGCAACCTCGCCAAGCTGCAGGAGGCGAACAGCTGTTGAGCGGCTCCGGTGACCCCGCAACCGAGCCCATCGGGCCCGTGACCGAGCCCGAGCCCGTGACCGAGCCCGTGATCGAGCTGCGCGACGGCGCCGTCGCCATCGCCGGGCGCCCGGTGCTGCGCCAGATCGACCTGACCGTCCGGGCGGGCGAGTTCGTCACGCTGCTCGGCCCGAACGGCTCCGGGAAGTCGACGCTGGTGCGCGCCCTGACCGGGCTGCGCCCGCTGTCCCGGGGGTCGCTGGCACTGTTCGGCACCCCGCTGGAGTCCTTCCACGACTGGCACCGCCTCGGCTTCGTGCCCCAGCGCGCCAGCGCCGCCAGCGGCGTACCCGCCTCGGTGGCGGAGGTGGTCGCCTCCGGGCGGCTGACCCGGCGTCGCCTGCTGCGCCCGCAGAGCCGCGCGGACCGGGCCGCCGTCGCCGCCGCGCTGGACCTGGTCGGCCTCGCCGACCGGGCGCGCGACAACGTCGCGACCCTCTCCGGCGGACAGCAGCAGCGGGTGCTGATCGCCCGCGCCCTCGCGGGCGATCCCGACCTGTTCTTCCTCGACGAGCCGACCGCCGGCGTCGACCTGCCCAACCAGGAGGCGC from Nocardioides pantholopis harbors:
- a CDS encoding 2-hydroxyacid dehydrogenase, with product MSRPLVWLPFDPELLGDPPAGLDYEVVDPSERVPDSVGDVRFYVTPYRMSPDVGDVLPQMTGLEVVQTLSAGVDNVRSRVPEGVTLCNGRGIHDTSTAELTLTLTLAALRGIPEFVRAHDRREWEPQWRPALADKRVLLIGYGAIGAAIEARLQPFEVEVVRVARTAREGVHAFTELPTLVPEADVVILVVPLTDETRGLVDAEFLARMRDGALLVNVARGAVVVTADLVAELKAGRLRAAVDVVDIEPLPRESPLWDIPNLLISPHVGGASSAMWPRAHRLVRDQLHRYAAGEPLGNVMSGAY
- a CDS encoding deoxyguanosinetriphosphate triphosphohydrolase; the protein is MDSLDLYDDADRERLVPEPPKRVDAPVRTPFERDRARVVHAAASRRLAAKTQVMGPQSDDFVRNRLTHSLEVAQVARDLSRALGSQPDIAETAALAHDLGHPPFGHNGERVLAELSEDCGGFEGNAQTLRLLTRLEAKTFDIEGRSVGLNLTRATLDACTKYPWPREQADAPGGVHSDGSPREVRKFGVYDDDLRVFGWLREGAAAGGRRRCLEAQVMDLADDVAYSVHDVEDGVVAGRIALTRLDPAAVWATVRDWYVPEADDAELDAVLAGLRTQDSWPTSPYDASRRSLAALKNLTSDLIGRFCGAVQHATFAAGDGPFLRYAADLVVPRTTQLEIAVLKGIAAHYVMQADDRLAAMDRQRELVMELVAVLAHRGAEALQRPYADDWHAASDDAGRLRAVIDQVASLTDASAVEWHHRLRSPRA
- a CDS encoding HNH endonuclease, which produces MAIDPNPAPLGECDSPAAVLAFARSQRALADRAEGELLEAAVAWASMHSVDCLDDAACLPGAEGEVAIAGPGAPLVTEFAPLELGAALGMSSDAARAMLGEAVELAHRLPKTWAAVRAGSVPAWRGRKIAANTLSLPADGAAYVDQHVHAVAGKIGYAALDRLIEEARVRFDPSGAEEKRKAAVDRRHFDLDTGRVAFAGTVVVDGELDLADALDLDSAVARGARVLGELGCEESLDVRRSLAVGEIARRQLALDLDTSPAEVASLSKRCRPRQVVIHVHLTEAALSGADGLHLARVENTRSFVAADQVKTWCANPDAQVIVKPVIDLADVDHTTAYEVPDRMSERVQLNNPACVFPWCGRSARRADTDHVIRHRHEREGPPGDGEFGETTDPNLAPLCRTHHRAKTHTSWSYTKLDETTYLWRTPNGIHLRRDHTGTTIIPA
- a CDS encoding mucin-2 protein yields the protein MAEHRHKRETPARRIPRAVVIAGPLAVMATASVVTLGVALGDPATSPAPSAAPVSSETSPSAAARGTSDVASKALKVVSRSGSRFKIKPISKAEKLIAPAEVRQAVRSADTKLWATETLNLWPAPDAEADPAGELEAGERVLVTGRTFGEREEVVVDGAARWVTAGYLAAEKPEKESVEEVAAECTNGTSVPSGVSPNIAKVHEAVCAAFPEISTYGTFRSDGEHGQGLAVDIMVSGERGWEVAEFVRDRYADLGVSYLIYAQKIWSVERSGEGWRGMSDRGSTTANHYDHVHVTTY
- the dusB gene encoding tRNA dihydrouridine synthase DusB, with protein sequence MGRVTAAPMPFAPLTLGSLQVDTPVVLAPMAGITNAAYRRLCAEQGAGLYVCEMITSRGLVERDQHTMDMLVFDELETTRSVQLYGTDPVYVGKAAEILCAEYGVAHIDLNFGCPVPKVTRKGGGGALPWKRGLLGSILEHAVAAATPYDVPVTMKTRKGIDADHLTYLDAGRIAQETGVAAIALHGRTVAQAYSGEADWDAIGELVAHVDIPVLGNGDIWEAADALRMVEQTGAAGVVVGRGCLGRPWLFRDLAAAFAGEQVATLPTLGEVAAMMRRHAELLCQHLGEERGCKEFRKHVSWYLKGFAAGGELRRSLGLVDSLAALDRMLGELDPAEPFPVAELGTPRGRQGSPRARVALPEGWLDEADGTGCAVPEDAAAGSGG
- a CDS encoding glycine--tRNA ligase — its product is MAKAPATVVDNVVSLAKRRGFVYPCGEIYGGTRSAWDYGPLGVELKDNIKRQWWRSMVQMRDDMVGLDSSVILPRQTWEASGHVDTFNDPLTECQSCHKRFRADHLQEAYAEKKGIEDPDTVDLKDVACANCGTRGAWTEPREFSGMLKTYLGVTEDESGLHYLRPETAQGIFLNFANVVTSSRMKPPFGIAQIGKSFRNEITPGNFIFRTREFEQMEMEFFVKPGEDEEWHQYWIDERTRWYTDLGIDPQNLRHYEHAQEKLSHYSKRTVDIEYRFRFAGSEWGELEGVANRTDFDLSTHSKHSGQDLSYFDQANNERYVPYVIEPAAGLSRSLMTFLVDAYTEDEAPNTKGGVDKRTVLRLDPRLAPVKAAVLPLSRNADLSPKAKALASELRRNWNVDFDDSGAIGRRYRRQDEIGTPYCVTVDFDTLEDNAVTVRERDTMAQERISLDGISRYFAERLPGC
- a CDS encoding antibiotic biosynthesis monooxygenase family protein, with the protein product MLVVTRFRVEESDAAAFRLALEDARAALADRPGHLSGTAGRNLDDPTLWTLVTVWEHVGAYRRALSAYDVKMRAVPLLSRAIDEPSAYEPVEPGTDLNRAGARSIG
- a CDS encoding metal ABC transporter substrate-binding protein, translating into MSFPYRVAATALAVLAVPALAGCGAFSEDGGGSDGKPVIAAGLYPLQYVAERVAGDAFEVENLTTPGGEPHDLTLDVGETATVADSALLVHVGGLQPSVDEAAEEIAGGEVLDAATVVDLLPFDQDGHEHGEDDHGDDGHDHGEDDPHFWLDPLRMADLGDAIAERLAEIDPDGAEDFERNAADLRADLEQLDAEYAEGLADCAVTTVVTNHDAFGYLEKYGLHLESITGLSPDAEPSPAALAELQHLIETEQITTVFSESLVSAKSAETLADDAGVRTEVLDTVEGLSDETADEDYLSLMRRNLAKLQEANSC
- a CDS encoding metal ABC transporter ATP-binding protein: MTEPVIELRDGAVAIAGRPVLRQIDLTVRAGEFVTLLGPNGSGKSTLVRALTGLRPLSRGSLALFGTPLESFHDWHRLGFVPQRASAASGVPASVAEVVASGRLTRRRLLRPQSRADRAAVAAALDLVGLADRARDNVATLSGGQQQRVLIARALAGDPDLFFLDEPTAGVDLPNQEALAAALAALSRAGSTIVLVTHELGPLADLVDRTVVLRDGRLVYDGPPLAVDDAHGHHHPHQGRHDHHPGVIAPLDRAPDPHHEDVPW